The sequence below is a genomic window from Serinus canaria isolate serCan28SL12 chromosome 4A, serCan2020, whole genome shotgun sequence.
CTGAGCCGTGCCCTGTCGGGCACCATTTTCTGTACCATGctcaggctctccctggcacagcccccctCGGCTCTGGTGTATGCCCATCTCTGCTGCCCCAGAGTTGGCAGCTGAGGCCAGTGAAATCTCAGTACTCCGAGTCACTTGCAAGCAAAGGGAATTGCTCAGCATTTTACACAGTGGCTCCAAAGCAAAGGAGCCAGGCCTTAATAAGATCCTCTGCCAGGTCTTCTTCTTGTGACAATTTATGCCAAGGGGTACCACTGCATCCCCTGTAATTGGGATGATAAGGTGTGGGCTCTGGGCTTCAATTCTTGGCTTTGTTTGTCCTCCCTGTTGCCCCaaagcctcctctgctcccatccctggcagagctgaggtaCGGCAGCACCGTGATGCACCTGGACTTCGTGTGGCTGCGGGACCACTGCCGCTCCGCCTCCTGCTACAACACCAAGACCAACCAGCGCAGCCTGGACACAGCCAGCGTGGACCTGGCCatccagccccaggctgtgcgGGTGGACGAGACCACGCTCTTCCTCACCTGTGAGTCCTGAACGCCTGTgccctcctgtgcctgctgatGGACAGCATTACCCCCAGATCTGCCTGTCTGGGAAGACACTGAGATGTGAGCGGGTTTTAAACACTGCTCTCACTGTAAACACACCTCTGCATCAGAGTGATGTGGTTTTCCTGCTCCGCCCTTCTTGTGTGTATGCAGTGTCTCGGTTTGTCAAACTTCCCCAGCATTGCAGGTGGTGAACAGATGGGGCATGACATGgttgcttctcttttccttccctgttctGTGTGAGCAGCTGTCAGCCCTGCTCACCATGCCCATTCTCTGTcctttttcctcactttcccagatgctttcttccttttggtGGGGTTTGAGGGCTTGACTTCAGAGCTTTGATTGTCCTTGGAGGCCTGTCAACAAAAGCCAAAACCACCGCAAATGCAACAGTTGGCTGGGAATTTGGAGAGGGCTGTAGCAGCTGCCCTGAATTTGGAGTTGTGGCAGCAATGACAACACCTTTAGGACTCGTGGCCTTTCAGGTCATATTTCAGGTGGAGCAGGGTGCAAAGGACCCATCCCCAGACAGGTGACAAGGGTGAGGCTTGTCCTGTGCTGACAGGTGCCACGATGTCAGGCTGGCCAGTGGGATTTCGGTGACTCTGCccttgtccctgtgccagggccagaTGGACACGTGACACGGTACGGGCTGGAGTGGCTGGCAAGGAACAGCTACGAGGGGCAGAAGCATCAGATCATGCACCCCCGGATCCTCTGGAATGCTGAGATCTACCAGCAAGCCCAGGTCCCCTCCATCGACTGCCGGAGCTTCCTGGACACAGACGAGGGTCTGAAGGAATTCCTGCAGAACTTCTTGTTGTATGGGATTGCTTTTGTGGAGAATGTCACTCCCACCAAAGAGGACACAGAAATCGTGGCAAAGAGGATCAGCATAATCAGGTATCTGGGCTGTCCTGGGaaggaaaaatttgttttcttttcagaaggataaacttgttttctttctgtttggaaagctgctgcctccttgTCCTGTGTTTTGTGTGGCATGACCTGATTTGCAGATAaatgctctggctgctcccttgGACCTGGGATGGAGGATCCTACTGTGGGATCCACCCTCCTTTATGGAAGAGCTGTGAATCACTCAGTCATTGAGCTACCCCTAGAGCATCCCACGACTTTTGTGACAGTGGGACTGTGCAGAGAGGAGGGACTGAAGGAAGTGGctggctgggaagagcagggcttTGCAAGGAGAGACATTTCCTGTTATGACTTGAGGGGTCATGagggcagcctggccctgggagccAGGGAGATCAAAGACCAGTTGGAGCTCTTGCTGGAGAAAAACAGTGAGAGGTGATGGTGCTGGGCTTGTGTAAGGCACAGCCAGCATGGGATGCCAGGGGCTGAGCTTGGGACTTTATCCAAGCTGTAGAAACTTTGATTTGCCTGGGGCCGTTGGAAAAGGAGGGATTCCTGTTAATGAACAGTGACTCCAAATGGAAATAAGGGGCGTCAGGGAATATCCAGCCAGCTTTTGTCTCCAGGCACTCTTCCCCTGTAGACCCTGAGTGCTGTTTGGCCTTGCCTggtgtcccttccctcctgtgCATGTTGAAGGGGGGAGGTAGTGAAAACAGGATACTGGGAAGAAGAAACGAAATTAttgggcagctctgtggggatACAAGTAAGGGCTGGCTGCACTTAGGCAACTCCTTGTGTCACTTCCATGACTGGGAATGATGGTTGGTATGGAAACAAACATTAGTGGTTGTGGACAGAAGACTCATCACCACCAGTCTTTTGGGGACGAAAGAGAGGAGCTGAACACCAAAAGAGGGATTAGAAGCACCACTCCTGACAATCTGAATTTTGTGAAGTTCTTCTGCTTTAATGACTCTGTGCATGGGACAGAGGGGAATAACTCAAATGTAGGGGAGGATGTGCCTTACCAGACTCTGACCTGTGATGACTGCCCATCTCTTTTTCAGGGAGACCATATATGGCAGGATGTGGTACTTCACCTCTGACTTCTCCCGGGGAGACACAGCCTACACCAAGCTGGCCCTGGACCGGCACACGGACACCACCTACTTCCAGGAGCCCTGTGGGTacgtgctgctgcagggacaccttccactatcccaggttgctcaaagccccacccagcctgtccttggatgcttccagggatggggcagccacagcctctttgggtttggattttgggTGACAGCCttcatcctgcagctcctgaagtCCCCAGACTCGTGTCACTAGGTTTGGGATGCAGCACTGGCCGTTTGCTGCCTCCTCACGCAGCAAAACATGTGGGATTGAgtctggagaagcagcagggatgggtgggtCCTTGGGGAGCACTTTGTGCCCAGGGGACAGGCAGCCAAGGTCATTCCTCTCAGATTCTATCTCCATGCAGCATCCAGGTGTTCCATTGCCTGAAGCATGAGGGCACAGGAGGGCGGACGCTGCTGGTGGATGGGTTCCACGCAGCCGAGCGGGTGCTGCACCAGTCCCCGGAGCACTTTGAGCTGCTGGCCAAGGTGCCCCTCAAACACGAGTACGTGGAGAACGTGGGTGGCTGCCACAACCACATGATTGGAGTGGGGCCAGTGCTCAACGTCTACCCCTGGAACAACGAGCTTTACCTCATCAGGTAATGGCCAGGAGGcctgtggggaggagagggcTTTGTGGTGATGGTTTTCCAGAACATTCCTTGGACTGAAAACCAGTGTATCTTTGAGCAGGGATGAAACCACATGAACACCCTGTGTTCCTCCTGCTTTAGAGGAAGCATCAGCACCGCTGATGCAAAGATGGGTTTCAGTGCTGAACTTAGATTTTTTTACTGCTGATATTCTCCCTTCAGCTCCAAGCTTTCATCTCATGTCATTCTATGTGAGATGCAGAAAAATTCAGCCCTTCTCTGGAGAAGCCTCTAGAAACTATCCTGGCACATAGGGAACAGGGAGAGTGCAGAGTGATCCCTTCCAAAAGGAGCTTGGGCTGATTTTTGAAACTCTGGTTGGCCTCAGCACTGCTTTGCACTTTTATTCTAAGCAACCCTCAGTCTTGCCATGTCCTTCCATGGAAAACCAGGAAGAACAAGTGTACACTTGATAATAAAGTCCTCTTGCCCGCAGTACTGTGTTCCCAAAGTCCTGTGCTGGCACCACTACCTCTCTGGTCACCTCTGCAGCATCC
It includes:
- the TMLHE gene encoding trimethyllysine dioxygenase, mitochondrial isoform X2 — its product is MHLDFVWLRDHCRSASCYNTKTNQRSLDTASVDLAIQPQAVRVDETTLFLTWPDGHVTRYGLEWLARNSYEGQKHQIMHPRILWNAEIYQQAQVPSIDCRSFLDTDEGLKEFLQNFLLYGIAFVENVTPTKEDTEIVAKRISIIRETIYGRMWYFTSDFSRGDTAYTKLALDRHTDTTYFQEPCGIQVFHCLKHEGTGGRTLLVDGFHAAERVLHQSPEHFELLAKVPLKHEYVENVGGCHNHMIGVGPVLNVYPWNNELYLIRYNNYDRAVINTVPHDVVRRWYHAHRTLTAELRRPDNELWVKLKPGKVLFVDNWRVLHGREAFTGYRQLCGCYLTRDDVLNTARLLGLQA
- the TMLHE gene encoding trimethyllysine dioxygenase, mitochondrial isoform X1 produces the protein MWCQRLAWLLRWRRGSTGHRWPWLPWGPGPVLAVPARCHPTVPVSPHCAWQLHRDHLELRYGSTVMHLDFVWLRDHCRSASCYNTKTNQRSLDTASVDLAIQPQAVRVDETTLFLTWPDGHVTRYGLEWLARNSYEGQKHQIMHPRILWNAEIYQQAQVPSIDCRSFLDTDEGLKEFLQNFLLYGIAFVENVTPTKEDTEIVAKRISIIRETIYGRMWYFTSDFSRGDTAYTKLALDRHTDTTYFQEPCGIQVFHCLKHEGTGGRTLLVDGFHAAERVLHQSPEHFELLAKVPLKHEYVENVGGCHNHMIGVGPVLNVYPWNNELYLIRYNNYDRAVINTVPHDVVRRWYHAHRTLTAELRRPDNELWVKLKPGKVLFVDNWRVLHGREAFTGYRQLCGCYLTRDDVLNTARLLGLQA